The DNA window AGACGAAAAAATAACATCCTTGGTGCATTATTCTAATGGGGCTCTCAACCCTGGATGTGTAATCTAAACTGGACGTAAGAAGAAAGCCAGCAGTATTTTCAGGGACCACACACACCCTACATGTTTGAACTGTTCAGGACATTAAGATTCTCCAGCAACAGACTAAGGAGCAGATTTCCatcacgaccccccccccctgcataaAGACTgtcaaacacactttcactgaCTATGTAGTGCATGTACCACACACACCAAGGGCTGTGACTagcattcacacacatcaaAGACTGTGATTATCACACAAACTTGTTTTGCATTATTTCTGATTGAAATTTTTGCACTATTAATACTGTTACTGTATCTTCTGCACAAAGTCATTTGCTGATGCTGCTACTTTTCTTGTTTTCActctatatttctatatactTTTACAACTATAAATATAGTTGAGAAGCCTCTTACAATTCCATCGTACCCCAGTGTGATGGCAATAAATATCTAAAATCGTTGAATGTTAGGAGATCTATATCATTTACAAGAACAGtgtgctcctgctgcagctttgtgATGAAACTGTTTACCCCACATAATGCACCGTGCATCAGTCAAAAGTGCTGCATCAACCTGCCTACCTGCCCTCATGTGTCAGCACTTTAAGGTCTCTGCACCTTGAAAGACCGAAGAGTGAGTGGGTCCatggataaataaaacaaaccaacaaagcaAAGACCAATGTGAGACAATGAGGCATGCTTTCTCCAGAAACCAGAACAATCCATTATGTTCTAGTACTGTCCTCTGGTCTCCTTCAAGGGTATTTTGTTATCCTGCTGAATAATGGATGAAcctcagacacagagagagagagagagagagagagagagagagagagagagagagagagagagacagacagagtccTTTGGCGATTGAACAGTGTTGCAGcatttgttttcacttcctttGCTAAGGAGTTTTCTCATGTCATGGCCTCCTTAACTGTGCAGTTTGATCTGAAACTAAAGGATTTGGCCTAAAGAGGAAGGTTTTGAAACTGGTTCAACGTACTGTACTAATTAGGATTTTTAACAACATGACAGTTCCCTTACAAGAGACGTTCCCCATTTGTATTGTCTTGATTGATGACAGCATTTTCTGGTGTTTTCCCTCCATTGTTCATGTAATAATTGCTTCATTAGCTAAGTTTCATCTCACCAAACCAAGCAGCACAAAGGAATGGTACGGGAGTCGATGACTAGCTCAGTGATTCTTATTTCATAGGCTGCAAATTCTCCATAGGAGGGAGATGTTCTGAAATTGTCAGGTCTAGATGTCAACATGCGCCAACTGCAGGAAATAAAACGTGACCTCTGTCAACCAGACGCTTGCTGAGGTTGGTGAGTAAAAAAACTCCAAGAAAATCAATAGAGCACAACACAAGACAATACTGTAAGGAAATATTCAGGATGATTCACATTCACGTCCCCACACAGTCTTTGAGATCCGGTGAGATTTCCCAAACATACGATATGACCAGTGTTATAAGAACCAAGCTATTGGCAGATTGCCCGCTCAGTGACTTTGGATCCAGAAGAGCAATGGAAGGATGAATAACAGGGGAGAATAACATGCAATAACCTGGTCACATGACAGCTAGTGCATAGTTTTCAATATCCTTCCATAGGTTATGACCCAAACAGTACCAATAGAAGAATGCAGATCTTGAAGTTGAACCACTTGTGTGCCCAAACCACTGGAGCTAGGCAAAGAAAACTCACAATCTCTGGTCTACACAAAACAACAGCTAAACaaccaaatacacacaaaactgGAACCAACACATTGCTCTGCACCAAAGTAGCAAACATGAAGGTCCTGCTAAACAAAAGACTCTCTAGCCAACTGATCACCCTGATATAAGAAATAGCACGAATCAAACCATAACATACTTCTGAAACTACTTCCTGACTTATCTAACTAAGTTGTACCATCCTGAGGTGTTTTATAAGTTAACACAGCCCCTGGCAATAGGGgcatttttttaatcagttgaatgttcaactttttatttttatatgatcATACGCGGATAGAAACCCCAGTTTGAGTTGGCAGTGATCAGGCAAAACACAAGGCAAAAAGTACTAAAGTACTAGAATTGTAAAAAAccacagaaacaaactgaaaacatgaacacacaattCAAGCGGCTGACTCTATCTACCGGGCGACTAGACAATCTGGTGACAAGTGGATGCAAGGCCGGGGTTTAAATACACTGTAGGGACAAGTGTGCAgcaaggagagggagggggagaggtgTAACCAGGTAACGAGGAGGCGGTGCCAGGAACTGATGGGTCACAGAGggacacaaagaggaagagacaaacacaaggGGAAACACAGGGAAAGCTGAGGTTGTGGCCATGGCCCTAACACTTCCACTCTAAAGTAATAACTACAAAAAGAAAGCTTGACATCATCACTGTCTAATTTGGCTGAGTGTGTTTACTCACCCAACAGATATATTAAAGTCCCACTGCAGTAATTTGTAACACCTCCTTAAACTCTGGTTTGTTCCTTAAAATATCATATTCAAAAAATGTATCATGGAATTTTTATACAGCTATAAAATGGCTTCAATGAACTCTATACCTTTTTACCTCATTTCGTGACTGGGCTCTATAGATTTGGTAATATGGCTCTACCCTGCTCCCCTCCCCCAGCCTCACAGCTCAACTGCAGCTGAGGAGCCTTTCCGAAGCAAACCCTTGAGTTTTGCTTCATCACACTGCATTGAGAATGTCGACGATAAAACCAGAGCCATCATTGCTCTTTCTGCTATAAACTGACGATGTTATCAAGCTCGTGGTCTTGGACTCTTTTATTCAGTCATAGTTCCGTGTATAAGTTTGATTTGGCAAGTTCCAAACATGCAGTATTTAAAACCTTcgtacacaaatacacaatactGTAAAATCCAATGTGCATATTTCCTGAACATGGACTAGATCCTCCTTTCCTAGACAATGTTATAGATATTTACACATTCCTTTCAGTATTTCCTTCTTGTGAGCAAagtggtgacctttgacccgtaCGTGGTGGAACTGAGCCAGCAGGTGGTAGACGAGGTCAAACTGCTCATCTCCGTGAGAAGAGGCTGTAGGTCAACGGAGACGTGGACGAGCTTGCTCCAACTCAGGAGTAATCCTAGATGCTGATTGGCTGGATTGAGGAGAATGGCTAATCGAGCTGATAAGATGGAGGAGTCACCAcatgaaatgaataataataattagtaGACACTGAGATCggctctaaaataaaaaaaatgtcgaGCTGTTTTACAAATCTCTGTTGCTGAACTCATCATTTTAAGCAAACAAAAGTGCTGAGTCTTTAAATATGTAAAGTGTCCTTTGGTCCCATGAAAGaagctataaaaaatgtaagttattatcaatattattatttaagagCCCAGATGGTGATCAACCACCAAGTATTTGATTTAGTGAAAATTTCACATCGTAGTCAGTCTCTACAGTCAATATGGACTCGATCCTTGTTTCCTAGCAAAAGCAAAGTAACCTGTCTCCACTCCAGTTTCTGTCAGGGATACGTACGACACTGGCAACTTAATCTAAAGTTTGCTTCCtgcaattaattaataatttttgACTAAAGAAGGCTCCACTGGAGTAGAAAATTAACATTTACCAAGTGATTTACAAAGACATATACTTCCTTATGTGGGTCCCTCTAAAGTTGTAGTGTTATAGATAATCTCTTTAGGTGAACTCACCTTTATTCTATAGTCCATAATCCTAAAAGCAAAAAAGAGACCAAGAGGAGAATATTGATTTATAGTTTTTATGCTTTCTCTTACATTCAGTGAAACAATCTTTTACCTCCTGCAGTGAGCAGATGTTCCTCCCTCCATTCTTCAGTCCTTCTGTCCATCcgtgttcacatgtgtgttgttgttgtctatGACCAACAGATCTTGAAGTGAACTGACTGGATTGACATGAAGTTTGGTGCAAACACATATACGCTCCCAACAGAAATAACGTGATGATTTTGTTGAACATATCGATTTTCTGTTTGTAACTTTTGTATGTCTCCTCCTTTGTCATTGCAGAGGTTATGTGTTTTTGGTATTGTTACACAGCATTGTACTGCAAGTTCAGCATGAATACTTTGTTTACTCACCAAGAGCTATCTCCAGCAATGGAAGGAAAATATTAacatttgcttttttctttcacttccttgtTTCTACTGAAGTTAATACGTCAAGCACCAAGCTCTGGGCGGTTTTAGCAACCCTCATGCCACCATTCTGACATTTACAGCTTTATATTGCAGTTATGTGCCAAGATTAAACTGATGTTGTAAATTATATTATCAAGAACATTTTGGCAAAACTTGCTTTTCTGGCGTTTGATGAGAAGATTGACGGCACTTTCATGTCTGTACAGTTAATCACAATAACAAGCaagaaaaagacatgaaaaaaaaaacatatagatTAATCATTTCTAGTAAGTTGAAGTAGTGAGGATAACTTTTTGCTTCAGTGAGTTCAAGTTAGTTTATGAGATTTTCTGTATTTAGTTAAAAATGTCTCAATTGAATGTTATCAAGAAGATTTAATAGAAAAGACAGATACTTCAGATTTCAAACAAAGGCCATGCATTCAAGCATGTCAAACtagtattttgttttcaataGGACCTAATGTTATTTGGATTCTCTACATTTCAGATGATAAGAATGATGAATCCTAATTATTAATCCCGGTCATATAAAATCAGAAGCTTCTATCTTCATGACTGTCAGTGTATTAACCCTTTGGTGACATTCCTGGACTTAAGGTGGACTGTCTGCCACATCCGTGATTGTCTACAGGTATAAACTGATATACAGGTATATTCTGTCAAAATCACCCTGGGATTTACAGAACGAGACAAAAGCCTCTGGACTCAGAGGAGCAATAAAGACAGACACGGGTGTGACTAGGGTTTATTACTTTTAATCAATTCAGCTAGCTACAAAATGTCCACCActtcacacactgacaggatACAGAGAGGGAGTCATTAATATTACATGCGTTGAGGACATCAATCTCACAGTTTAACCTATTGTGTCATTCAGGTTTAGGTATTTAATCACCTTACTCTAACTACTCAACATTTTGGCGATTTGGTGTGCATAGCTCTAAAGTACAGAAGCAACAAAAAACccttttgtatgtattttttgtttcagaGTATAGTTATCATTGTAACTCAACATTATCAGTTTTTTACCAATAACAAACCACACGGGGGAGAATAAACTTACAGATACAGTCTTCTTATAAAAGTAAGGTCTCTCAGAAATATGCGTCATTGCTTTACATTGCAaacgtttatttttttcagagcaTCCAAAACCTATGTTACAGTACACAACCAGTCCTTCTCTTTCAGCACATAATCAACATCTTCAATCACTGAACTGCATAATCATTTAGAAAACAGGTCATTTTTTGCAAGACAACCCCAAGTCCTcatatttttcatctttaacaCACTTTTTTGATCCCTTTTGCATTATTGTACAACAAGATGGTCACAGTCGGTAAATATATCAAGACAGAAAGAGTGGCACTATTGCAAACTTGCAGGAGTATGGAACGATCAACTGTGTCCTAATACTGAGCATGCGGTTTTGTCAATCTGCTACTGCCAtgttatctttttttatatctATTTTTCAGACGAGTTTTATTTATAAGACTAAAATCTACCATTTGTCATGCAGAGAACGCACAATTCACATCACTTGGAATGCAATGTCTAATACAGCTATAGAGAGTCTAGTTGCACATTGTCTAAACAGTAACTCAGTATGAACAGTATGATTGCGATGAAGGAAAATGTACCATCGACTGCCTTTTGATTGTAAGTGCTCTTTGCAATGCCATTCAACTGTACCGTCGCTTAGCAAGTTTTTACTCGTGCTTTCCCATCGGTcgtctctccctttttttgtcATGACAACACCAAAATAAGGAGCATGACAGTAGCCTAAATGGAATGACACAGTTTTACTAGGACGATACTGAGAtactgaaaaggaaaaagaataaaaacaaacagcctgTATAGCATTCCTATAATATACTTGTCATCCAGAGCAGTGTacttgtatatatatgtatattatatatgatatatatatgatatatatatatatatattttgataaagagaataaaaacttCACAGGTGAGCTAGAGAGCCATCAAGTCAGCACTATATACAACCTTTGGAAAGAATGATATACGGAGTATAAGAAATCATCTTTTTACGAGGACAATCATCTTGAAAAAGCTCGACAGACGACACAGAACAACATTTACAATGGGGAAGGGAGGtgatatgtgcatgtgtgcaaaccTAGAAGGTCAATACCAAGATGAAAGCAAGTCAGCGCCTGTCGATGTGCGGCGCAGGACGCCGGGGACTGTCACGCTGCGGGCTCAGGGCATTTAGCCACTGCCCAGCATCTTTGTGGCACGCTGGTTGGCCTCATCAATCCTGGTCTTGTTGGAGTCAGCctgggtggaggagagaaagagagaagagagaagagaagaatgtCAGTTTGATATAAATCATATTAGATAGGATTTTTCGTGTCTAGACAAACTTTTTAAAACCCCTGTTTGACCTGAGAAGTCTGAAGGCCTCTGCTGGAAAGATAAGATGTATGAACATTGAGACTCTGAACGCTCATGAGGATAATGGGCATCATGACAAGACTTATAGTGATCGAGGCTGGAATCAGTTTCCTCCCGTTTGGTTTAATACCGACATGTTTCTATtgtacctttttgtttttactgtttttctctGTCGACAGATCCATGTTGTATAAACTCATATATTCATGTAAGGAAAGCTCAGGCAGAGTCAATTATTTTATTCACCACTGTGAATAATGATTAGAAATCGGTGCAGAATATTTTTCTTCATCACTGCTCATGAAAAAGCTTTTCAAAAGACctggcaaaaaaaacaagataaagacAAATACAATCTAATAAATCTACAATAAATGATAAAGATATGTAAAATACGAAAGggctataaataaataataaagggaTCTTGCTGGTGGCTTCAAATTGGCTTTGTTGAACTAACGCACTGAAGATTCTGCAGTTCTGATAATAAACTGTGTATCTATGATCACTAAGCTTGTGACTCGACAGGTTGCATATCTGAGAAGGGAGTCTAACATTTATCTATGTCACAGAGACACCGAGAAACACTTCAGGATTAACAAGTTAATAATTACACGTTAGAGCAGGGATTTCAATTTTCCAAATGTAATATTACGTTTAAAACCCGAGTGCTGCTGATTTTCATTAACAATGCCTTTGACAACAGGAAGGTGTTTAAATTAACGTatcctgctgctctctgtgtgaTTGTGGAGGGAACTGATTCCAATGGGCCAGCTATTAGAAAAGCTAATTATTTCAAATGGGTTATCATAATAAATGTAGTGAATGCTGATTTTAAAATCTTTCCAACTTATGACTGTAATATCATAGATTTAAATCCTGAGACAGGATGAAGAAAGATGGATTTGGGGGAATCAGTGACGTACACTTGTCAGTCAAGTTTAAATAATGTTGCTCAAAAACTTTTGTCCTAAAGCCAGATTATGATGGAAAGAAAACTAATATCAATTACAATAAGTAATTATAGGTAAATGACTGAAGTCAGGGGAAATTATTCTGTATGTGATATACGTCTTTACAAAATGCATAAGACTAAATTAGTCTATGCTATGTTTATATGTATGCACTGTAAAGTAGATATAAAAAGAGCAGTTAAATCTCAATCTCGTTGTGGGTGTACCTTCTCCATGATCCTGTCGATCTGGCGGTTCTGGGTGTCGATCTCGTTGCCCATGTCCAGGGCCATGTGGCGCAGGTTACCGATGATGCCGCCCACCTGCTCCAGGTTCTCGTCCATCTCATTTTCCCGGGCATCTTCTGTTACCCTAAACAAACACAGTCCCGGTTAGAGGTTATGTGTGCATAAACACCAGGTCACACACAAGCCACATAGTTATACATCCACCAGGTTCAGAAAGGTGCTGGCTGCTTCCTCTGTGACTTTCTCATCCATATTTCATCCATATTTCGCCTCTGATCCTCGGAGGAGCGGAGCCTGACCTCAGACCAGGCATCTGGACAGAAGGAAATCCCTCTGCACAGCAGtttacattgtgtttttctgctgagTTCTCTCATAATACTTACTTTAACATGGATTTTTACAACAAGCATTGTGTTCATTTCGTCCATTTACGATTTGAAATAACTGATACAGGCTTAAATTGTAAGAATCTGGAATGGGAAAACACCCATGGACTGCAGTGACACCACAGTATCTACTATGATACCCAGTACTGATCAATTTACAGCCATATGAGCCTCAAACACCATTTTGTTTATAGTGGAGAGGATGTAGACTGAGATACGAAACAATCTCATAGATTCATTACTTCACTGATCTGCCACGACTAGTGTCTGAATACATATGTATGTCAAAGACTGATGGTATGTGGGATAAAACAGACTAATATAATATGTACAATGTTTTTGGTTAGCCAAAACATTAAATAGTGGTTAGCTGAACAGTAGCTGTAGCTGAGCTTGTTGAAAATGTCTGTTGAAGCAAATTAAACAATCCACATCTCACCACAGTGACACGTGTGCTGAGAAGAATCAGTGATGGAGAAATAAGACGAGCAGAATGAATTaatctcttcacctcctcatttCCACTTAACTGCAGCTTCCTCCTGTGTCCTTTACTCATGTGCACCGGCTGTTCTGATTTGCAGAGGCCGTTTAGTGAATGCAACACACCTACCCATTGTTGCTTATGCTCACAGTCCTTTGGCAAAAAGTAGTTCTGAGCTGTAGCTTGTAGGTAGTGCTTCATTTAAATTGCATTTCAATCAGTTTAAATAGGCAGTGACAGTGATGTGATATTGAACTTCCATACACCTCATCAAACAGGAGACAAAGCTGTTGGTGGGCTCGTCTATGATGCTTACATACTACATGTTGATATTGAGTGGTTGTGATGTTAAACATGTCTACCATCTTGGTTTAACATTGTAGCATGCTGACGTTTGGTAATTGGCACTTAATCCAACAATGTCATAGATTTTCAGGTATTTGGTCCTCAGTCAAAGTATTggatgaaatgaaaagacacCTGATGATGTCACTATGTGAGTCAtgaaaaatacagtttgataATTAAATTCCTTTAGGTTTAATGATTccatgaatttatttattaacttgTTCTTGTGACACTTTAGACAGAGGACACATTTGATGGCTCAGGAGTCAGTAGCCACGTCACATGACTAACCAGCACATACGGTCCCTCACGACCTTGTGGAGTTTAATATGGTGCTAAGTTGATCGTATAATGTCATTGATTTACTATGATGTATCAACTTTGTCTAATTCGTTCCAACATCATATTGCAGCTCTGATTTCTGACATCATGGACTCCAAACATCCCTCAGTATAAATATTTGTGAGTCCACATTCCACCGATGCAACACTGAGGGACTTTGGCTCCAGTAACACTCCTGCTCATACGAAAACATCAGACATAGAAATCCTGTGCAATATTTCTGTGATTATAACCTTCTCAAAAATCAGAAAAAATCTAAAGGGAATATGTAATGGTATACCTGCCAATATATTTTATCCCTAATGATCATACTAATTATACATGTggtaaaatacacacatactcTGTGAGTCACACAGTGTGCTGCTATGACAATGACCCTTAAATCCACATAGAGGCAATTAATAGAGAAAAGAGGCGGAGTCAGAGAGACAACAAGTTTACGGTTTATCCTTAGAAACAATTCAGGTcccacactgtctcactgtatctgtatatattttGTCGGAGGATCAGTAAACAAATGAGCAAGAACACTACGACGCAGAGGAGATCCTGATAATGCTGTGTATTCCCTGTAGACTCAGGATGTACACCCTGGCTTGCCATGTGATATGATCATGTAATCTGAGCCTGGGAATGTAATGTGTGCACTTGAGGAAACTGCTCTTGCATTACAGAAGATACAAGGATATACAGTTGTTTTCATGCTGTTTGCCCcctgatgaataataataaagctCACtgttgtgtattgttttgccTGAGTGAAAAGTGTTGTTGTTTGGTTGAAAGTTTTTCTGCCTTAACATGTACCTCCTCCTGTATTATTGgtccagttgtgtgtgttttgaagtaTCCACTTAAACCGCCAGTCTTACCTGCGGATGAAGCCTCCACTGATGGCCATCTGTTCACGCTCGTCCACCACGCGGGCGGGCTGGCTGGCCACAACCCCGTCCTGGTTGTTTCCCCAGGCCTTGCTGGCTCCACTCTTCATCCTGGCCACCGGCAGCGatagggaggatgaggagggacagTTACTCAATTGTTGGACTGAGCATCATTTTACCTCAAGAACCAGGCTGGCTTCCCACTAGTGGCATATCTACAGAGAAAGCCTTGGATTTGAGGTAATGCGGCAGCATGTCAGTATGTAGCGTGATTGATCAGCTGACACAGAGGAGTCATTTGATTTCATGCATTCAGCACAGAAATATATGGTGGGGACTAGACTAAGTCAAGCAAAGCATAGCAGGCATGGACTGGTTGGTAGATTGGGTTTGATACAGGCTCATTCTGTAGTTACACAATAATTATGTGTGTgatgttatatttttttatatataacataCTGCTCAGAATCAGGCAAGCCTGGTATGCCATGTCACATCTATGTGTTCTCTATGATCTAAGCATGCATTTCAGTAGCTGCACCATTTAGGATcctattgttttaaaaaaaaagaatttgtaATCATCCCATCGTCACTTACTGCAATGGTAAGCCCCACCCCCAATCCCACAGTTAAATGTCCCAGTGtgacagaaaacagagaagagaTGAGCTTttggcagacacacaacatagaGTGTACAGGACTGTCACATTGTTGGGGGGGGACGGACGATTAATGTGGAGAACAAACTGCGAAACGACTTAagggaacaaaataaaacaaggaaCTGGAGGGAGTCAACAGAGAGTAACACCATTATTAACTATTCCTACATCCAGTGACCTGtgtccccaccccccccaccccctataTCCTGCCCTCGATCTGCTGTTTTTACACGTCACTGCTTTTCTTCCAGGTTTGGGGCCACTGGACAATCAGGCGGCAGCGAGGCAGAGGCGTGTGAGCCGAAGCTTGaatctgcttcagtttcaaGAGCAGAAAAAGTGGACAAATACAGCTGCGCTAACACAGCACGCCACCACAGCTCGGCCGCGTGGCTTTGCTTAACAATCAGATTCTGCATCTGTTTTTGGCACAGAGTTGGGACAGAGAGGAAGATTTAACCGTTAGAGAAACATTTGTAATTCTTCTGTCGCTATCTCCAGAATTTAAGGCACTTTCTGAGGCAGGACAATCACATATctgtgaatgtttttatttaataggATTCTGTCATTTCTTCTGCAGCGTCAGTTGTTGAGTTTGGTTTAACCTTGGAGTGCTGCTTGGATGTATTCAAGCTATATCAGGGATGGCGATGGCTCAGCCTCCTACACTGCTTTTTATTAATAGAAATGGACTGAGGCAAGGCTTCACTGAGCTCCCTGTCCCTGCTGACAAACACCACTGTGGTAAACACACATGCTGCCCTTGCCTGAGTCCTTTCTCTTTCTAGCTcccttgtttttcattttttcttcttcctgttatAGCGAACCTTATAGTGACCATTTCATTTCCCCTCATCTCACTTTCCGTTCATTTGATATCCAGTTTGTTCTCCTTTGCAGTTTGCTTCCCTACAGTCTCAGAATGGACATAATGCATTTCCCTAATCACTTTTGCTGCGATTGAACTGAGATGATCTGATTAGATGCTACGAGTACTGCAGATCCCGTCGTAAAACTCATTCTATCTAATCCGTTCCCTGAGTGACCTGTGTGTTGAGCTATCTACCAATCAAAATCCACTCAGGGGCCCGCAGACAGCGACAATCAGAAGGCATTAAGCCCCGAAAAACCGAACAGTCAGCTAATTCTGATAGACAGCCTGCACGCTGCAGGGATTAAAGAAATATATCAGCATGCATGATGGAATAAGGTCTCACTTTCTGAGAGGCGTGTGAGGAAATATGTCTCTTTTATCAATGCCAGCCTCATTCTATATGTGTGCATCCAGTTTGCGTTGACTTCCCAGCAGGCTGTCATGCCTCTATCTGAAACGCTGACCTACATGTAAGCGAGTTCCCTGCAGGAGAGGGAGCTCAGCAAACAGCGAAGCCGAACAACCAGTGCAGGATGAAGTTATAGCACAGCGCTCTGCAGGAGAGACGGCACTGCAGACAgactgcagcagaaccagaggGGGGACACAACAACAAGGCAGCTTTGGGCTGTCACCATGCGGAGCTGTGTTCAGACGAAGATACCACGCGCACGGCCACATGCTCAGTTACATGATGGTCCTATTTTACAGAACCAACATGACTAGCTCCCCGAAAATGTCCCACTGCGCATGTGCTCTAACCCAGTTTCCAGCTTCGAGGAACAACGTGCAtcactccttttttttctcttttccttttgatGTGTCACTGTTTCATAgagttttctcttctctcttcctttttgttttctttctcatgCAAGGGCCACCATTGACTTAACCTTTGCAAAATATATCTGTTTAAACTCAATCACTTTTATCAACATGATTTCTCCTCGGGTATTCcgaccttttcaaaataagacaaggCTTTCGTGCAGCTCGtggtaaataaaacatttgttcatcatcaacatcaccAACATCATTCCATTGTTAATATTAGCATCAGGATCTTAGCATCTCCACGTGTAGCATTGCTGTTATGAGTTGCATCATCATGCATGCATGAGCATTCAAAGGGTCATGCTCGCAAATCATTCCATGTCATTGGCGCTCGGTGGCTCAGAGATGGTGgcggggggagaggggggggggttaacagAGAGGTCTCATCCTGCGAGAAGGGTGAGGATCTACTGGATGTTAAAGCGGTGCGGTGGTGCTAGAGATCATGCAGATGAGGAGAAGTGTCAAACAGTCCTGGACCAGGCTGACCAAAGACATTTCGGAACAAAGATCACTGAATTACCAGAACAGGGTCAGGACATAAAATGATCTGAGTGCCGAGATGCCTCGGGAGCCGCAGCCCTGCTCTTTTAGAGGAATCTAATCTGTTGGGAAGGCCAACAGCTGAAGtgatgttgttgtagaagtACCCATTGTCCCATCACTCTGCATTCAAACTAAAAAACTCTTCAGGAGGAATCAAATGCTACAAGAGGGACTTCTACAATGACTACACCTGCATGTATATGACTCCCATTATATAGGCTTTTGGTGAAGTGGAAGCTTAGAGAATAGGGCACTTGGAGAAGGGCACTTGGTAGAAGGGTGTTAAGAGAGGCACTTCTTGATGAACCATGGCCTttgctgagtggaggagagCTTATGTGGAGGACTGGGCTT is part of the Limanda limanda chromosome 18, fLimLim1.1, whole genome shotgun sequence genome and encodes:
- the snap25a gene encoding synaptosomal-associated protein 25-A isoform X3; amino-acid sequence: MADDADMRNELSDMQQRADQLADESLESTRRMLQLVEESKDAGIRTLVMLDEQGEQLERIEEGMDQINKDMKDAEKNLNDLGKFCGLCSCPCNKMKSGASKAWGNNQDGVVASQPARVVDEREQMAISGGFIRRVTEDARENEMDENLEQVGGIIGNLRHMALDMGNEIDTQNRQIDRIMEKADSNKTRIDEANQRATKMLGSG
- the snap25a gene encoding synaptosomal-associated protein 25-A isoform X2 encodes the protein MADDADMRNELSDMQQRADQLADESLESTRRMLQLVEESKDAGIRTLVMLDEQGEQLDRVEDGMNHINQDMKEAEKNLKDLGKCCGLFICPCHKKKRSDAPSKAWGNNQDGVVASQPARVVDEREQMAISGGFIRRVTEDARENEMDENLEQVGGIIGNLRHMALDMGNEIDTQNRQIDRIMEKADSNKTRIDEANQRATKMLGSG
- the snap25a gene encoding synaptosomal-associated protein 25-A isoform X1, producing the protein MADDADMRNELSDMQQRADQLADESLESTRRMLQLVEESKDAGIRTLVMLDEQGEQLERIEEGMDQINKDMKDAEKNLNDLGKFCGLCSCPCNKKKRSDAPSKAWGNNQDGVVASQPARVVDEREQMAISGGFIRRVTEDARENEMDENLEQVGGIIGNLRHMALDMGNEIDTQNRQIDRIMEKADSNKTRIDEANQRATKMLGSG